A genomic window from Candidatus Kouleothrix ribensis includes:
- the rph gene encoding ribonuclease PH, whose amino-acid sequence MSRNDGRAPADLRPVVITLDSYGFAEGSALIELRGTRVLCAASIEEGVPAWLRGKQQGWVTGEYALLPRSTNTRTRRERNGLGGRTHEIQRLIGRALRVAVDLHRLGERTITIDCDVLQADGGTRTAAITGGFVALALALARLRQRAGLAADPLITQVAAVSAGYVGGVALLDLDYSEDSAAELDCNIVQTSAGGIVEVQCTAEGRAISRAELSALLDLAGGGIAQLLAAQRAILASAGVHVL is encoded by the coding sequence ATGAGTCGAAACGATGGCCGCGCGCCGGCCGATCTGCGCCCGGTGGTGATCACACTCGATAGCTACGGCTTTGCCGAAGGCTCGGCGCTGATCGAGCTGCGCGGCACGCGCGTACTGTGCGCGGCGAGCATCGAGGAGGGAGTACCGGCCTGGCTGCGGGGCAAGCAGCAAGGCTGGGTCACCGGCGAGTACGCGCTGCTGCCGCGCTCGACCAACACGCGCACCCGCCGCGAGCGCAATGGCCTGGGCGGGCGCACGCACGAGATCCAGCGGCTGATCGGGCGCGCGCTGCGGGTGGCGGTAGACTTGCACCGGCTGGGCGAGCGCACGATCACGATCGATTGTGACGTGCTGCAGGCCGATGGCGGAACGCGCACCGCTGCGATCACCGGCGGCTTCGTGGCCCTGGCGCTAGCGCTGGCGCGTCTGCGCCAGCGGGCTGGGCTGGCGGCCGATCCGCTGATCACCCAGGTTGCAGCGGTCAGCGCCGGGTATGTTGGCGGCGTAGCGCTGCTCGACCTCGACTATAGCGAGGATAGCGCGGCCGAGCTCGATTGCAATATCGTACAGACCAGCGCCGGCGGCATTGTCGAAGTGCAGTGTACCGCCGAGGGGCGGGCGATCTCGCGCGCCGAGCTGAGCGCGCTGCTCGACCTGGCCGGCGGCGGGATCGCCCAGCTGCTGGCGGCGCAGCGTGCGATTTTGGCCAGCGCAGGAGTGCATGTGCTATAA
- the murA gene encoding UDP-N-acetylglucosamine 1-carboxyvinyltransferase, translated as MERFIIDGGQRLAGTITPAGNKNAALPLLAATLLTDRPIVLHNVPHIGDVTTKLALLSALGARIEQRAGHSWAISAGSVGAAEPDAVLARKIRTSILLAGPLLARRGYVTLPRPGGDMIGRRRLDTHFLALRGLGAAIEVTPSEYILRADRLRGTDLFLDEMSVTATEQAILGAVLAEGDTTISNAASEPHIQDLCTFLNLIGAKIDGIGTNMLSISGVASLHGGEFTIGPDFMEVASFIGLAAVTGSALRIAGARPRDHRMTRIAFGKLGVRWADDGDDIVVPSEQELRVQEDAHNAIPKIDSAPWPGFNPDLISIALVMATQVRGTVLIHEKMFESRLFFVDRLIAMGAKIVLCDPHRAVVVGPSQLYGEPEGLPSPDIRAGMALLIAALCAQGRSVIYNIGQIDRGYERIEQRLQALGAQIQRV; from the coding sequence ATGGAGCGATTTATTATCGATGGTGGCCAGCGGCTGGCTGGCACGATCACGCCGGCCGGCAATAAGAACGCCGCGCTGCCGCTGCTGGCCGCCACGCTGCTGACCGATCGGCCGATCGTGCTGCATAATGTCCCACACATTGGCGATGTGACCACCAAGCTAGCGCTGCTGAGCGCGCTAGGAGCGCGTATCGAGCAGCGTGCCGGCCATAGCTGGGCGATCAGCGCCGGCAGCGTCGGCGCGGCCGAGCCTGATGCCGTGCTGGCGCGCAAGATCCGCACGTCGATCCTACTGGCCGGCCCGCTGCTGGCGCGGCGCGGCTATGTCACGCTGCCGCGGCCGGGCGGCGACATGATCGGCCGCCGCCGGCTCGACACGCACTTCCTGGCGCTACGCGGGCTTGGTGCAGCGATTGAGGTGACCCCGTCGGAGTACATCCTGCGCGCCGACCGGCTGCGCGGCACCGACCTGTTCCTCGACGAGATGAGCGTCACCGCCACCGAGCAGGCCATCCTGGGGGCGGTGCTGGCCGAGGGCGATACAACGATCAGCAACGCTGCGTCCGAACCACATATTCAGGATCTGTGTACCTTCCTCAACCTGATCGGTGCGAAGATCGATGGCATCGGTACCAATATGCTCTCGATCAGCGGCGTAGCCAGCCTGCACGGCGGCGAGTTCACGATCGGCCCTGATTTTATGGAGGTCGCGTCGTTCATCGGCCTGGCCGCCGTCACGGGTAGCGCCCTGCGGATCGCCGGCGCCCGCCCGCGCGACCATCGCATGACCAGGATCGCCTTCGGTAAGCTCGGCGTGCGCTGGGCCGACGACGGCGACGACATTGTGGTGCCGAGCGAGCAGGAGCTGCGTGTGCAAGAAGATGCCCACAACGCCATCCCCAAGATCGACTCGGCGCCGTGGCCGGGCTTCAACCCCGACCTGATCAGCATCGCGCTGGTGATGGCCACCCAGGTGCGCGGCACCGTGCTGATCCACGAGAAAATGTTCGAGAGCCGGCTGTTCTTCGTCGACCGGTTGATCGCCATGGGCGCGAAGATCGTATTGTGCGACCCGCACCGCGCTGTGGTGGTCGGCCCTAGCCAGCTGTACGGCGAACCCGAGGGTCTGCCCAGCCCCGACATTCGGGCCGGCATGGCCCTGCTGATCGCCGCGTTGTGCGCGCAAGGCCGCAGCGTGATCTACAACATTGGCCAGATTGATCGCGGGTACGAGCGGATCGAGCAGCGCCTTCAGGCGCTCGGCGCACAGATTCAGCGCGTATGA